The Corynebacterium suranareeae genome window below encodes:
- a CDS encoding nuclear transport factor 2 family protein, translated as MSNIENLVSRIEVLEAEAAIRRIQARYMMLCDTPCPVFPAVTDQERIELVLELYTDDAVWEGVGEYYDNQFGRAEGKDEIRAHFNRFWNADQDPKRILNAHYLTSEQIFVDGDTAEGTWIHMQPWLYADGTALLRSSRLFNAFRKEGDAWLITRTRTENVFVADLPNNFAQSYPTTSVLFK; from the coding sequence ATGAGCAACATTGAAAACTTAGTTTCCCGCATTGAGGTTCTAGAGGCCGAGGCAGCGATCCGCAGGATCCAAGCACGCTACATGATGTTGTGTGACACTCCTTGCCCAGTTTTTCCAGCTGTTACTGACCAAGAAAGAATTGAACTGGTCCTTGAGCTGTATACCGACGATGCCGTTTGGGAAGGCGTGGGTGAGTACTACGATAACCAATTCGGTCGCGCCGAAGGCAAAGACGAAATTCGAGCTCACTTTAATAGGTTTTGGAATGCTGACCAAGATCCAAAGCGAATTCTCAATGCCCATTACCTAACCTCTGAACAGATCTTCGTAGATGGCGATACTGCGGAAGGCACTTGGATCCATATGCAACCTTGGCTTTATGCAGATGGCACCGCACTTTTGCGATCAAGCAGACTGTTTAATGCGTTTCGTAAAGAAGGCGATGCCTGGTTGATCACACGCACTCGAACCGAGAATGTGTTTGTCGCGGACCTACCTAACAATTTCGCGCAGAGCTACCCCACCACATCGGTTTTGTTTAAGTAA
- a CDS encoding flavin reductase family protein translates to MSTNTSTPQKFDPKTFRNVMGHYPTGVAIVTGRANNGDLLAMVVGTFSSVSLDPPLVSFMPMKSSKTFARMRECSSLCINIVGGEQEEEMLGIARRWENKLDGVDWYMSPSGDPVLKNAIAWIDTSISSIIEAGDHWITLCEVHDMEITNPVSPLLFFQGGYGSFVGTSLIARLSHEILPAIHAAHSAGNSLDTLAQTIGCEVSVFAAVSEDEFATVFHALAPGATEEQSFASRLPIVPPIGDTYMFNKSAEVQERWFRKLNDPSEEILETHRKRLNLVKENMYLIAHLPDEGSSAYEQMVKASKEYKNARLTPADERAIHQLIGSTTVDYKQRELLDDKRYNIGSIVFPVKDPNGDFTMTLRIGQLPQNVRGSTVTHWIDLCREIVKEIERTNS, encoded by the coding sequence ATGAGTACTAATACCTCTACCCCGCAAAAATTTGATCCTAAGACATTTAGAAATGTCATGGGCCATTATCCAACTGGAGTGGCAATTGTTACCGGCCGCGCCAACAATGGAGATCTACTTGCAATGGTCGTGGGAACATTTTCTTCTGTTTCACTCGATCCACCGTTGGTGTCATTTATGCCGATGAAGTCCTCTAAGACTTTCGCTCGTATGCGTGAATGCAGCTCTTTATGCATCAATATTGTTGGTGGCGAACAAGAAGAAGAGATGCTGGGTATTGCTCGACGATGGGAAAACAAACTCGATGGAGTCGACTGGTACATGTCCCCTTCCGGCGATCCAGTACTGAAAAATGCCATCGCATGGATCGATACGTCAATCAGCAGCATCATCGAAGCGGGAGATCATTGGATCACCCTTTGTGAAGTCCACGATATGGAAATCACCAACCCCGTGTCACCGCTACTGTTTTTCCAAGGCGGCTACGGCAGTTTCGTAGGAACTTCTCTCATCGCTCGTCTTAGCCACGAGATTCTGCCGGCTATTCACGCAGCGCACAGTGCTGGAAATTCACTTGACACTCTTGCACAAACAATCGGCTGCGAGGTGTCCGTGTTCGCCGCGGTTAGTGAGGATGAGTTCGCCACGGTGTTTCACGCTTTGGCTCCGGGTGCTACAGAGGAACAAAGCTTCGCTTCCCGTCTTCCGATTGTTCCTCCCATCGGAGATACGTACATGTTTAACAAATCAGCTGAGGTCCAAGAAAGATGGTTCCGCAAACTTAATGATCCCTCCGAGGAAATCCTTGAAACACACCGGAAACGCCTTAACTTAGTTAAAGAAAACATGTATCTGATTGCGCATCTACCTGACGAAGGCAGTTCCGCATACGAACAGATGGTGAAGGCATCCAAAGAATACAAGAACGCACGGCTTACACCTGCGGATGAAAGAGCAATCCATCAGCTCATTGGATCTACCACTGTTGATTACAAGCAACGAGAGTTGCTGGACGATAAACGCTACAACATTGGCTCGATCGTCTTCCCAGTCAAAGACCCTAATGGCGATTTCACAATGACTCTTCGTATTGGGCAACTTCCTCAAAATGTTCGGGGTTCCACAGTTACCCATTGGATCGATCTGTGTAGAGAAATCGTCAAAGAAATTGAAAGGACAAATTCATGA
- the dctP gene encoding TRAP transporter substrate-binding protein DctP, with product MLKKTMKSLPTLLTFSLLLTGCAVSTNDNSDDTVTISVASGFARNHSNNDGLWMFVDKLEENAPWINIDFKGGPEVMASNLLIEGVAAGVFDIGVLPGDYYVDQIPAMELARFTPYTPMEERENGVLETYDEIHRDQLGITYLGRAVAGMPQVILSRREITDLDLHGDSYRTSSATSNMVITLGGVPVDLPGNEVYTALERNVVSGATWASVGPSSLGLEGVVSYDVAPRFYESVANIVMNERSWDQLDQRTQDALVDTIAEVEPDIFAHYLSKTIEETEQWHAAGVQEARLSEDDSRTLLELAYVDAWEDLDWDRILSTSPAAARLRDAYDTNDSELTFDRVPGGSFISDTTDLVEELK from the coding sequence ATGTTAAAGAAAACCATGAAAAGTCTCCCGACTTTACTTACTTTTTCACTGCTGCTCACGGGGTGTGCTGTCTCGACCAATGACAACTCTGATGACACAGTGACAATCTCTGTCGCTAGTGGATTTGCCCGCAACCATTCAAACAACGATGGGTTGTGGATGTTCGTCGACAAGCTTGAAGAAAACGCCCCGTGGATCAACATTGACTTTAAGGGCGGCCCTGAAGTCATGGCTTCCAATCTTTTGATTGAAGGTGTAGCCGCCGGAGTCTTTGACATTGGGGTACTGCCGGGCGATTACTACGTTGATCAGATTCCAGCTATGGAGCTAGCCCGGTTTACGCCATACACGCCAATGGAGGAGCGCGAAAACGGAGTACTTGAAACTTATGATGAGATTCACCGAGATCAGCTGGGTATTACCTATCTAGGTCGTGCAGTTGCTGGGATGCCACAGGTGATTCTTTCCCGCCGTGAAATTACTGATCTTGATCTCCACGGAGACTCATATCGTACTTCCTCTGCGACGTCTAACATGGTGATCACGCTCGGCGGAGTTCCCGTGGATTTGCCTGGTAATGAGGTATATACCGCATTGGAACGCAATGTGGTTTCGGGAGCAACCTGGGCATCTGTTGGCCCGTCAAGCTTAGGTCTTGAGGGTGTTGTTTCATATGATGTTGCACCGCGATTCTACGAATCGGTGGCCAATATCGTGATGAATGAGCGTTCGTGGGATCAGCTAGACCAGCGAACCCAGGACGCCCTCGTAGACACCATCGCTGAGGTCGAACCGGATATTTTCGCCCACTATCTATCCAAAACTATCGAGGAAACCGAGCAGTGGCATGCCGCGGGAGTTCAAGAAGCACGACTTTCTGAAGATGATTCCCGTACGCTGCTGGAACTTGCATACGTAGACGCGTGGGAAGACTTAGATTGGGATCGCATTTTATCTACGTCGCCAGCTGCTGCGCGCTTAAGGGATGCCTATGACACCAACGATAGCGAGCTGACTTTCGATCGTGTCCCTGGCGGTTCTTTCATCTCTGATACCACCGATCTCGTGGAGGAACTCAAATGA
- a CDS encoding TRAP transporter large permease subunit, with amino-acid sequence MEWYIFLPIYILALIAVLLLRIPVAFGIFGVGIVSTLLIFGDIETTSRLISLSVLSSVNSFTFTAIPLFILMGEVLFRSRIAQDAIVEISKMLHRVPGRLPMVAVAGGSAFGLLSGSSLANTALLSRTLLPQMKKAGYSTQLSAGSILAAGGLAMVFPPSALAILWGGVANVSIGPLLIAGIVPGVMMAIGYVILILWHSKRKGDPGAATSEEKRPVTDTLRGIAKNLLLPGILALAVLIIIFAGIATPTEAAAFGAVAAIILAFAAGRFSFRDLLNAGMSSVRITGTIFILVMASTLYAQVMAYMGATTGLVAWVSSSIANGAIMLFLIVFLLVLLSCFIDQASIMLITAPLLMPIALQFGWDPVWFSIIVLVTLQIGNISPPFGMSLFVMKSTAPWIPMLTLYRAAIPWIISDFTVILILCVFPSIVLFLPQLMA; translated from the coding sequence ATGGAATGGTATATTTTCCTGCCAATTTACATTCTGGCGCTCATCGCCGTGCTGCTGCTCAGGATTCCTGTGGCATTCGGCATTTTTGGTGTAGGCATTGTGTCCACACTGCTGATATTTGGGGACATCGAGACAACTTCACGCCTGATTAGTCTGAGTGTCTTAAGCTCTGTCAATAGTTTTACTTTTACCGCAATTCCACTGTTTATCCTCATGGGTGAAGTACTCTTCCGTTCGCGCATCGCTCAAGATGCCATTGTGGAAATTTCCAAAATGCTTCATCGAGTACCTGGGCGACTTCCCATGGTTGCCGTGGCCGGTGGTAGTGCGTTCGGGTTGCTTTCCGGATCCTCTCTAGCCAATACTGCTTTGCTTAGCCGTACGTTGCTTCCCCAGATGAAGAAAGCTGGATACAGTACTCAGCTTTCTGCTGGTTCAATTCTTGCAGCTGGTGGTCTTGCTATGGTTTTCCCACCCAGCGCTCTTGCCATTCTTTGGGGTGGCGTGGCCAACGTATCTATCGGCCCATTGTTGATTGCTGGCATTGTTCCGGGCGTCATGATGGCTATCGGCTACGTCATTCTCATTTTGTGGCACAGCAAGAGAAAGGGTGATCCAGGTGCTGCGACTTCTGAAGAAAAACGCCCAGTAACTGACACTCTTCGTGGTATTGCAAAGAACCTCCTTCTTCCTGGAATTCTAGCTTTAGCAGTGCTCATCATTATTTTCGCTGGTATTGCAACACCGACGGAAGCAGCTGCTTTTGGAGCTGTCGCAGCAATTATTCTTGCTTTTGCAGCTGGACGTTTTAGTTTTCGTGATCTCCTCAACGCAGGCATGAGTAGCGTGCGTATCACCGGAACCATCTTCATCCTTGTCATGGCATCGACTCTTTATGCCCAGGTCATGGCTTATATGGGTGCTACCACTGGCCTTGTTGCATGGGTTTCTTCCAGCATTGCTAATGGAGCAATCATGTTGTTCTTGATTGTGTTTCTCTTAGTACTGTTGAGTTGCTTCATTGACCAGGCATCCATCATGTTGATCACGGCCCCGCTGTTGATGCCCATTGCGTTGCAATTTGGTTGGGATCCGGTGTGGTTCTCAATCATCGTATTGGTTACGTTGCAGATCGGTAATATTTCGCCACCGTTTGGAATGAGTTTGTTTGTCATGAAGTCCACCGCACCGTGGATTCCAATGTTGACTCTTTATCGGGCCGCTATACCTTGGATCATCTCGGATTTCACAGTAATTTTGATCCTCTGTGTTTTCCCATCCATTGTTCTTTTCTTGCCACAATTAATGGCTTGA
- a CDS encoding response regulator transcription factor: MDKIDPIVYIVDDDSEVCESVAWLLDSASIESVICHSAQELLDAFDESKPACLILDVRMPSMSGIRLQEKLNELSPHAVVIFVSAHGDIRMSVDTIKAGAQDFLEKPYDSQRLLDAVQLGIESAERRFVEYSLAAEVRDKIALLTTREKEVLRLVVEGLPSQNIGRRLGMSVKTVDVHRTRIKSKTDADSVGTFVRDVLRFGVEI, from the coding sequence ATGGACAAGATCGATCCCATCGTTTACATCGTTGACGATGATTCTGAAGTATGCGAATCAGTTGCCTGGCTTTTGGATAGTGCAAGCATCGAGAGCGTAATTTGCCATAGTGCACAAGAACTACTCGATGCATTCGATGAGTCCAAGCCGGCGTGCTTGATCCTAGATGTTCGTATGCCATCGATGAGCGGGATCCGTCTCCAGGAAAAACTCAATGAGCTTTCGCCACATGCAGTAGTTATTTTCGTGTCAGCACACGGAGATATCCGGATGTCTGTTGACACGATTAAGGCTGGTGCCCAGGATTTTCTAGAGAAACCGTATGATTCTCAGCGGCTCCTAGATGCAGTGCAGCTTGGTATTGAATCGGCTGAACGTCGGTTTGTTGAATACAGTTTGGCTGCTGAAGTTCGGGATAAAATTGCGTTGTTAACCACTCGCGAAAAAGAGGTCCTTCGACTAGTCGTAGAAGGCCTTCCTAGCCAAAACATTGGGAGACGATTGGGAATGAGCGTAAAGACGGTTGATGTCCATCGCACTCGAATTAAGTCGAAGACTGATGCTGATAGTGTCGGTACCTTTGTTAGAGATGTTTTAAGGTTTGGGGTGGAAATTTAA
- a CDS encoding TRAP transporter small permease, producing MTNNQDDISAESGLENLPDSANETTTLSTRLWWPEKSLELVAGILLIILTLFVTVTVLMRYSGHGVLGAVEISALSMVIITALVVPAATASDDNFKVEIVDMLNRPKWVYAAAVLGAVVQLIVSLFLTFSSLELLIYDWNTKTTMAGELSLPRYWLSLIVFIAFAVLLHAATVFLIRLVKTRKTESTADLADLANTEKD from the coding sequence ATGACAAACAATCAAGATGACATCTCTGCTGAATCAGGTTTGGAGAATCTCCCGGATTCAGCGAACGAGACCACTACCCTTTCAACGAGATTGTGGTGGCCGGAAAAATCCCTTGAATTGGTGGCTGGAATTCTGCTCATCATTCTCACTTTGTTTGTCACAGTGACGGTATTGATGAGATATTCCGGACATGGAGTTTTGGGAGCAGTAGAAATATCTGCATTATCCATGGTCATTATCACAGCTCTGGTTGTTCCAGCAGCGACGGCATCTGATGACAACTTCAAGGTTGAAATCGTCGACATGCTCAACCGACCAAAGTGGGTTTATGCAGCAGCAGTCTTGGGTGCGGTTGTCCAATTAATTGTTAGCCTCTTTCTTACTTTCAGTTCCTTAGAGCTTCTTATCTATGACTGGAATACCAAAACCACGATGGCCGGAGAACTTTCACTCCCCCGCTATTGGCTGTCACTCATCGTCTTCATCGCGTTTGCCGTCTTGCTACACGCAGCAACCGTGTTTCTTATTCGCCTTGTGAAAACGAGGAAGACGGAATCCACCGCAGACCTCGCTGATCTAGCCAACACCGAAAAGGATTAA
- a CDS encoding PDR/VanB family oxidoreductase, whose protein sequence is MSMNEVIVTDIVHETPTIISIYLAKPDGTPIGHYVPGAHIDVEGPTAVTRQYSLCGRPDGDNAYVVAVKREPSSRGGSEALHQLKVGDRLKISEPRNLIEIAEDAQHHILIAGGIGITPMHSMARYMDVRNISFELHYFASSEEEAAFLPILREKCPEKLHAHLGISRDQQTEVLKKLVSNAPDGSHAYLCGPDGFMDKVTEILSTGFSSDEIHSENFHAAEIDNSGNTSFTVELEGEEYDIPTNRSIVEVLNENGAGIDTSCEEGICGTCIMTVLEGVPEHRDNVLTPSEREANETMAVCVSRTKEPKLVLDYF, encoded by the coding sequence ATCTGGCAAAGCCAGACGGCACCCCCATCGGACACTACGTTCCCGGCGCGCACATTGATGTAGAAGGTCCCACTGCTGTAACTAGGCAATACTCTTTATGCGGGCGCCCAGATGGTGACAATGCCTATGTTGTAGCAGTAAAAAGAGAACCAAGCTCTCGCGGCGGATCTGAAGCTTTGCACCAGCTCAAAGTGGGAGACCGCCTCAAAATTTCGGAACCACGAAACCTCATCGAAATAGCAGAAGACGCACAGCACCATATTCTCATTGCTGGAGGTATTGGCATCACGCCAATGCACAGCATGGCCAGATACATGGATGTAAGAAACATTAGTTTTGAGCTTCATTACTTCGCATCCAGCGAAGAAGAAGCAGCTTTCTTGCCTATTCTACGAGAAAAATGTCCCGAAAAATTGCACGCCCACCTCGGGATCTCCCGCGATCAGCAAACTGAAGTGCTTAAAAAGTTGGTGTCTAATGCTCCCGATGGAAGCCACGCCTACCTGTGTGGCCCAGATGGATTCATGGATAAGGTAACTGAAATTTTATCTACAGGATTTTCCAGTGATGAAATCCATTCAGAAAACTTCCATGCCGCAGAGATCGACAACTCCGGAAACACTTCTTTCACAGTAGAACTGGAGGGTGAAGAATACGATATTCCAACTAATCGAAGCATCGTAGAAGTCCTCAACGAAAACGGTGCAGGCATAGATACCTCATGTGAAGAAGGTATCTGCGGCACCTGCATCATGACTGTCCTCGAAGGTGTCCCCGAACATCGCGACAACGTTTTAACTCCTTCAGAACGAGAAGCGAATGAAACAATGGCTGTTTGTGTATCTCGTACAAAGGAACCAAAGCTAGTACTCGATTACTTCTAG
- a CDS encoding amidase, protein MVTTFRSRSISETVSDINAGETTVDELVLKSRHEIHRYEPRLKAWVELTEVSAELEAHSSVASNSPLQGVSLGVKDIIDVRGLPTRCGSITADTTIHDTDADCVRRLRELGAVVQGKTVTTEYGYFAPGPTTNPYSAEHTPGGSSSGSAAAVGAGTIQCALGTQTAGSLTRPASFCGVAGLVLTHGSTSLRGVHGMSESLDSLGLMARSVEDLDYIYRHFSRRVEEQSVDPKSLNIYIWDGSGLLNLDPAMSELLRAVKRILFERDIHLHRMNWDDHVRSLVDDHKVVMSYEAAHSLGALLKEKKKQLSPQLQQLLEEGDTVTEQSYNEALFRKEASYHAFSKLFNGNSVIIGPASHGQAPRFEDGTGSPELSRPWQLLGLPVVTVPGALTSTGLPLGIQLIGNKHNELTLLRLGNFLEPLLRELPSFSNTQTTSTLKEMKW, encoded by the coding sequence ATGGTTACAACTTTTCGATCACGATCAATCTCCGAAACGGTCAGCGACATAAACGCGGGAGAGACGACCGTTGATGAATTGGTGCTTAAATCCCGACATGAAATTCACCGCTACGAGCCTCGTCTAAAGGCATGGGTTGAATTGACCGAAGTTTCAGCTGAACTAGAGGCCCATTCTTCAGTTGCATCTAATAGCCCCCTCCAAGGCGTCTCCCTTGGAGTTAAAGACATCATCGATGTACGAGGACTACCTACCAGATGTGGGTCAATTACTGCGGATACTACAATCCACGACACTGATGCTGACTGTGTGCGACGATTACGAGAACTGGGGGCAGTAGTACAGGGAAAGACTGTCACGACTGAATATGGGTATTTCGCCCCAGGTCCAACCACTAATCCCTATAGCGCTGAACATACTCCGGGCGGATCTTCGAGCGGATCAGCAGCAGCAGTCGGTGCTGGGACTATTCAGTGTGCTCTAGGCACCCAGACAGCTGGATCGCTTACCCGACCTGCATCTTTTTGTGGCGTCGCAGGCTTAGTTTTAACCCATGGAAGTACTTCCCTCAGGGGAGTTCATGGCATGAGTGAGTCTTTGGATTCGCTTGGTCTAATGGCTCGAAGCGTTGAAGATTTGGACTATATTTACCGACACTTCTCAAGGAGAGTAGAGGAACAATCTGTTGATCCCAAAAGTCTAAACATCTACATCTGGGATGGTTCTGGCCTTCTTAACCTTGACCCAGCCATGTCGGAATTGCTGAGAGCTGTAAAGCGCATCCTTTTTGAACGTGACATTCATCTTCACAGAATGAACTGGGATGATCATGTCAGATCTTTGGTAGATGATCATAAAGTCGTCATGAGCTATGAGGCTGCACATTCACTTGGTGCGTTGTTGAAAGAAAAGAAGAAGCAGCTAAGTCCTCAGTTGCAGCAGCTGCTTGAAGAAGGCGACACGGTAACCGAACAGTCATATAACGAAGCCCTGTTCAGGAAAGAAGCTTCCTACCATGCGTTTTCGAAGCTCTTCAACGGTAATTCGGTAATTATTGGGCCAGCCTCGCATGGACAAGCTCCACGTTTTGAGGACGGCACGGGGTCTCCCGAATTAAGTCGCCCCTGGCAGCTTTTAGGCCTTCCCGTTGTCACTGTTCCGGGAGCTTTAACCTCCACAGGACTGCCGCTTGGGATTCAACTGATTGGTAATAAGCACAATGAACTGACCTTACTGCGTCTGGGGAACTTTCTGGAACCACTGTTGCGTGAACTTCCTTCGTTTTCAAATACTCAAACAACTTCTACTCTTAAGGAGATGAAATGGTAA